A stretch of Manis javanica isolate MJ-LG chromosome 1, MJ_LKY, whole genome shotgun sequence DNA encodes these proteins:
- the F2RL2 gene encoding proteinase-activated receptor 3, with product MKALISAAVGAVLLLPTFCQSGMENGADNLGESTLPIKTFRGAPPNSFEEFPLSAIEGWTGAPTTVKIKCPEERVSVLHVNNATVGYLSSSISTKLIPTVYILVFVVGVPANAATLWMLFFRTRSACTTIFYTNLAIADFLFCVTLPFKIAYHLNGNNWVFGEGLCRATTVVFYGNMYCSILLLACISISRYLAIVHPFIYRGLPQRTYALLTCGLVWATVFLYMLPFFLLKQEYYLVHQDITTCHDVHNICESSSPFQLYYFISLAFFGFLVPFVVIVYCYSAIIRTLNAYDHRWLWYVKASLLILVIFTICFAPSNIILIIHHANYYHHTTDGLYFIYLTALCLGSLNSCLDPFLYFLMSKITDQSTAYLTMVKSP from the exons ATGAAAGCCCTCATCTCTGCAGCTGTTGGAGCAGTGCTTCTCTTGCCCACTTTTTGTCAAAGCG GTATGGAAAACGGTGCAGACAACTTGGGGGAGTCAACCTTACCTATCAAGACCTTCCGTGGTGCTCCTCCAAATTCTTTTGAGGAGTTCCCCCTTTCTGCCATAGAAGGCTGGACAGGTGCCCCCACAACTGTAAAAATTAAGTGCCCTGAAGAACGGGTTTCAGTTCTCCATGTGAATAATGCTACCGTGGGGTACCTGAGCAGCTCCATAAGTACCAAACTCATCCCCACCGTCTACATCCTGGTGTTTGTAGTAGGCGTGCCAGCCAATGCGGCGACCCTGTGGATGCTCTTCTTCAGGACCAGATCTGCCTGCACGACCATCTTCTACACTAACCTGGCCAttgcagattttcttttttgtgtcacATTGCCCTTCAAGATAGCTTACCACCTCAATGGGAACAACTGGGTATTTGGAGAGGGCCTGTGCCGGGCCACCACAGTTGTCTTCTACGGCAACATGTACTGCTCCATTCTGCTCCTTGCTTGCATCAGCATCAGCCGCTACCTAGCCATTGTCCATCCCTTCATTTACCGGGGGCTGCCCCAGCGCACTTATGCCTTGCTGACATGTGGACTGGTGTGGGCAACCGTTTTCTTATATATGTTGCCCTTCTTCCTCCTGAAACAGGAGTATTACCTCGTCCATCAGGACATCACCACCTGCCATGATGTCCACAACATATGTGAGTCCTCCTCACCCTTCCAGCTCTACTACTTCATCTCCTTGGCGTTCTTTGGATTCTTAGTTCCATTTGTGGTCATTGTTTACTGCTATTCAGCCATCATCCGTACGCTGAATGCATACGACCACCGATGGCTGTGGTACGTGAAGGCGAGTCTCCTCATTCTTGTGATTTTCACTATTTGCTTTGCTCCAAGCAATATCATACTTATCATTCACCATGCTAACTACTACCACCACACCACTGATGGCTTATACTTCATCTACCTCACAGCCTTGTGCCTCGGCAGCCTGAATAGTTGCTTAgatccatttttatattttctcatgtCAAAAATCACAGATCAATCCACTGCTTACCTGACAATGGTGAAATCACCTTAG